In a genomic window of Flavobacteriales bacterium:
- a CDS encoding beta-ketoacyl-ACP synthase III: MQEAFITRVSGYLPNDPIGNDEMTDFLGMIDGKPSRARSIVLRNNGILKRHYALDRQGRITHTNAQLVARAVEGLAGDGIDLQAMQVLACGTSSPDQFLPSHASQVHGELGHAMEVVSPSGACCSGMHALKYAWMSVASGNSANAIAAGSELVGPMMRASNFERETERFRQLEADPIIGFEKEFLRWMLSDGAAAVLVENAPRGPMSLKVDWIRSRSFAHELDVCMYSGGDKDEQGAFLGWKRFAPEELAGRSVFSMKQDVKLLGRHIIEVGSRYVSEVVRENGLSAKDIDHILPHISSMYFRDKLALGLAEQGLDIPQDRWFINLAEVGNVGAASAFLMLDGLLRSGKVRKGQRILLAVPESARFSYAVALFTAV, encoded by the coding sequence TTGCAAGAAGCATTCATCACACGCGTCTCGGGCTATCTGCCGAACGATCCCATCGGCAATGACGAGATGACCGATTTCCTGGGGATGATCGACGGGAAGCCATCGCGCGCCCGGTCCATCGTGCTGCGCAACAATGGCATCCTGAAGCGGCACTATGCGCTCGATCGCCAGGGCCGCATCACGCACACCAACGCACAGCTCGTGGCGCGCGCGGTGGAGGGACTTGCTGGCGATGGCATCGACCTGCAGGCGATGCAGGTGCTCGCTTGCGGCACCTCCTCACCGGATCAGTTCCTGCCCTCGCATGCCAGCCAGGTGCACGGAGAGCTCGGCCACGCCATGGAGGTGGTGTCGCCCAGCGGCGCCTGCTGCTCGGGCATGCATGCGCTCAAGTACGCGTGGATGAGCGTGGCCAGCGGCAATTCGGCCAATGCCATAGCCGCCGGCAGCGAGCTCGTGGGGCCGATGATGCGCGCTTCCAATTTCGAGCGCGAGACGGAACGCTTCCGTCAATTGGAGGCCGACCCGATCATCGGCTTCGAAAAGGAATTCCTGCGGTGGATGCTGTCAGATGGGGCTGCCGCCGTGCTGGTGGAGAATGCCCCGCGGGGGCCGATGAGCCTGAAGGTGGATTGGATAAGGTCGCGGTCCTTCGCCCATGAGCTCGATGTCTGCATGTATTCAGGAGGAGATAAGGATGAGCAAGGGGCATTCCTCGGCTGGAAGCGATTCGCACCAGAGGAACTGGCGGGCCGATCGGTCTTCAGCATGAAGCAGGACGTGAAGCTCTTGGGCCGCCACATCATCGAAGTGGGTTCACGCTATGTGAGTGAGGTGGTTCGTGAGAATGGGTTGAGCGCGAAGGACATCGATCATATCCTCCCGCACATCAGTTCCATGTACTTCCGTGACAAGCTCGCCCTGGGGCTGGCAGAGCAAGGCCTCGACATTCCGCAGGACCGGTGGTTCATCAACCTCGCCGAGGTGGGCAACGTGGGCGCGGCGTCGGCCTTCCTCATGCTCGATGGCCTACTGCGTTCAGGCAAGGTGCGCAAGGGCCAGCGTATCCTGCTGGCGGTGCCCGAGAGCGCGCGCTTTTCGTATGCAGTCGCGCTGTTCACGGCGGTGTGA
- a CDS encoding BtrH N-terminal domain-containing protein, giving the protein MSKDLIIPFEHQQSAHCETGVISNLMRFHGLRVSEPMAFGIGSGLFYSHMPFIKMNGIPVTSYRILPGHIFKRFSRSVGVEMRRMRFRDPATAMDALDRVLDQGLPVGMLTSVFYLPYLPKAFRFHFNAHNIVVFGREGDEYLVSDPVMDATTRIHRNALVRARFAKGMPNTSGRMYYPVRVPTDADLRTAAAKGLRRTARDMVNTPLPMFGAKGIPYLAGKLRNYERRLGERDARLALGNLIRMQEEIGTGGAGFRFMFAAFLQEAAALLDRPSLREQAQAMTRIGDQWREFAFEAGRMCKGRAEAGSTYDTLADRLVELGKMETALFRELARSGKA; this is encoded by the coding sequence ATGAGCAAGGACCTCATCATCCCCTTCGAGCATCAGCAGAGCGCGCACTGCGAGACCGGCGTGATCAGCAACCTGATGCGCTTCCACGGGCTGCGCGTCTCTGAGCCGATGGCCTTCGGCATTGGATCAGGGCTTTTCTACAGCCACATGCCTTTCATCAAGATGAACGGCATCCCCGTCACCAGCTACCGGATCCTGCCCGGCCACATCTTCAAGCGGTTCTCGCGCAGCGTGGGCGTGGAGATGCGGAGGATGCGCTTCCGCGATCCGGCCACGGCGATGGATGCCCTGGACCGCGTGCTCGACCAAGGGCTCCCGGTGGGCATGCTCACCAGCGTCTTCTACCTGCCTTACCTCCCCAAGGCCTTCCGCTTCCATTTCAATGCGCACAACATCGTGGTCTTCGGCCGTGAGGGCGATGAATACCTGGTGAGCGACCCGGTGATGGACGCCACCACGCGCATCCATCGGAATGCGCTGGTGCGCGCGCGCTTCGCCAAGGGCATGCCCAACACCAGCGGCCGCATGTACTACCCGGTGCGCGTGCCCACCGATGCCGATCTGCGCACTGCTGCCGCCAAGGGATTGCGGCGCACCGCCCGCGATATGGTGAATACGCCGCTGCCCATGTTCGGCGCGAAGGGCATTCCCTACCTCGCCGGCAAGCTGCGCAACTACGAGCGCCGCTTGGGTGAACGCGATGCACGCCTCGCACTGGGAAACCTCATCCGCATGCAGGAGGAGATCGGCACCGGCGGCGCAGGCTTCCGGTTCATGTTCGCGGCATTCCTGCAGGAGGCGGCTGCGCTGCTCGATCGGCCCTCGCTCCGCGAGCAAGCGCAAGCCATGACACGCATCGGTGATCAGTGGCGCGAGTTCGCCTTCGAGGCTGGCCGCATGTGCAAGGGCCGCGCAGAAGCGGGCAGCACCTACGATACGCTGGCCGATAGGCTCGTGGAGCTCGGCAAGATGGAGACCGCGCTGTTCCGTGAACTGGCCCGCTCCGGCAAGGCATGA
- a CDS encoding dialkylresorcinol condensing enzyme DarA, with translation MAPKRVLVIHYSQTGQLTELLQRITGPLVDAGMQVDHMPIEPLVPFPFPWSRVAFFNTFPESTGREPMPLRPFSAAEGPYDLIILGYTIWYLNPSIPITSFLLHPQAREIIQGRPVLTVIGSRNMWVMAQEYVRERIAALGGSLVGNIAVVDRSGNLTSVITIIRWMFWGRKDPFLVFPHAGIRAADIEGASRFGDLIAERLERGSLEGINEGLLRLGSARIKPTLLVLERRATFVFGKWRRFILARARTDPQSRIRRVKFFSIALPVLIFLVAPLSALSVRILGALKGRALRQEIDALLRY, from the coding sequence ATGGCACCGAAACGCGTCCTAGTCATCCACTACAGCCAGACGGGCCAGCTCACCGAGCTGCTGCAGCGGATCACCGGCCCGCTCGTGGATGCGGGGATGCAGGTTGATCACATGCCGATTGAGCCGCTGGTGCCCTTTCCATTTCCGTGGTCGCGCGTGGCCTTCTTCAACACCTTCCCGGAATCCACGGGCAGGGAGCCCATGCCCTTGCGTCCGTTCAGTGCTGCGGAGGGCCCTTACGACCTGATCATCCTCGGCTACACCATCTGGTACCTGAATCCTTCGATCCCGATCACATCCTTCCTGCTCCATCCGCAGGCGCGCGAGATCATCCAGGGCAGACCGGTGCTCACGGTGATCGGATCGCGCAATATGTGGGTGATGGCGCAGGAGTACGTGCGTGAGCGCATCGCCGCTCTCGGCGGGTCATTGGTGGGCAACATCGCCGTGGTGGATCGCAGCGGCAACCTCACCAGCGTGATCACGATCATCCGGTGGATGTTCTGGGGCCGCAAGGATCCCTTCCTCGTGTTCCCGCATGCAGGCATCCGCGCTGCGGACATCGAAGGCGCCTCGCGCTTCGGGGACCTGATCGCCGAGCGCTTGGAGCGCGGTTCACTCGAAGGCATCAACGAGGGGTTGCTGAGGCTGGGATCGGCGCGGATCAAGCCCACCTTGTTGGTCCTTGAGCGCAGGGCCACTTTCGTCTTCGGCAAATGGCGCCGGTTCATCCTGGCGCGCGCCCGCACCGATCCCCAGAGCCGCATCCGCCGGGTGAAGTTCTTCTCCATCGCATTGCCCGTGCTCATCTTCCTGGTGGCCCCATTGAGCGCGCTCTCCGTGAGGATCCTCGGGGCACTGAAAGGCCGCGCCTTGCGCCAGGAGATCGACGCGCTGTTGCGCTACTGA
- a CDS encoding rhomboid family intramembrane serine protease, producing MADDLIPEAPVKRNRMATALVLPALAALLIWCIWLLDQGLDLQLRQFGLYPREVKGLIGIAASPLLHGDWEHIFNNSTAVVMLGWCLMYFYPRMAGRVVLLTWILGGIGVWLIGRGGAPHVGASGVIYGMAAFLFTSGMLRGQRTLMALSLLVVFLYGSLVWGIFPILVDMSWEGHLCGAFVGSVLAFVHRQVPPAVSDPRPAFLDEEEDEPPAPYLEDDAGDAVDEHELAWKRKLAERAERPGNVSTTWDQD from the coding sequence ATGGCCGATGACCTGATCCCTGAAGCGCCCGTGAAGCGAAACCGCATGGCCACGGCCTTGGTGCTTCCCGCGCTGGCGGCGCTGTTGATCTGGTGCATCTGGCTGCTCGATCAGGGCCTCGACCTGCAATTGCGCCAATTCGGATTGTACCCGCGCGAGGTGAAGGGCCTCATCGGCATCGCGGCGTCGCCGCTGCTGCACGGCGATTGGGAGCACATCTTCAACAACAGCACCGCGGTGGTCATGCTCGGCTGGTGCCTGATGTATTTCTACCCGCGCATGGCGGGCCGCGTGGTGCTGCTCACATGGATCCTCGGCGGCATCGGCGTTTGGCTCATTGGCCGGGGAGGTGCGCCGCACGTGGGCGCCAGCGGCGTGATCTACGGCATGGCGGCCTTCCTCTTCACCAGCGGCATGCTGCGCGGGCAGCGCACGCTCATGGCCCTCTCGCTGCTCGTGGTCTTCCTTTACGGCAGCTTGGTATGGGGGATTTTCCCCATACTTGTGGACATGAGCTGGGAGGGCCACCTGTGCGGCGCCTTCGTTGGATCGGTGCTCGCATTCGTTCACCGCCAGGTGCCGCCAGCGGTGAGCGATCCGCGCCCGGCCTTCCTTGATGAAGAGGAGGATGAGCCGCCCGCGCCCTACCTCGAGGACGATGCCGGTGATGCCGTGGACGAGCACGAACTAGCGTGGAAGCGCAAGCTGGCCGAGCGTGCAGAGCGGCCCGGGAACGTGAGCACTACTTGGGATCAGGACTGA
- a CDS encoding SBBP repeat-containing protein, whose translation MKTGLALSFAFSAAVSSAQFTYHHAFALSSGAYYPYVAVDGSGNIYVASSFEGSFDVDPGPGVHTLTQTGGTGPDLFVAKYADTGTLIWAFKLGDLGQQSAVGIAVNSSQVCILGTTNSPLSFDLDPGPGVTNASSGYVDPFVARYDLDGNFLSSFSVGGIEVDFSHDLVLYPNGDVAICGSYHSNDFDADPGSGSTVLPPANSLNAFVLKYNASNELLFAQGIGGNISTESAVARALHRPVSSGLLVTGQFGGAVVDFDPGPDTFTFNSAGAHDIFVQRLDANGDLLWAKRIGDIDTDIGYGVTTDSNENVYLCGSSNSATIDLDPGPGVQAFSGSSGDIVVVKLDSDGDYVWGMRIGGEANDRGNTIAIDSEDHLFIAGVFGDINVDFDPGAGQVLLSSSSASENDIFITQFDTDGTFVDAFDIGGTGIDDIESMALTTTGRLWVVGRKRGIVDADPGSGLALLDSLSSMDFFAAAYDHAHPVGEVEHEKPLPTLQPNPAFDHVVLNLPWQGPALIELSDSNGRLLRTHAIGAFPAEVDLRDVPSGILTVTITTAGRTVTRKLLKLR comes from the coding sequence ATGAAAACAGGTCTTGCCCTTTCATTCGCCTTTTCAGCGGCGGTCTCGAGCGCCCAATTCACCTATCACCATGCATTCGCTTTGAGCAGTGGGGCTTATTATCCTTATGTGGCCGTAGACGGGAGCGGGAACATTTATGTGGCGAGCTCTTTCGAAGGCAGTTTCGATGTTGACCCAGGACCAGGCGTCCATACCCTCACTCAGACTGGCGGAACGGGCCCCGACCTCTTTGTAGCCAAATACGCGGACACTGGCACCTTGATATGGGCTTTCAAGCTGGGCGACTTAGGCCAACAAAGTGCTGTTGGCATCGCCGTCAATAGTTCGCAGGTGTGCATCCTCGGCACAACGAACAGTCCTCTAAGCTTCGACCTAGACCCCGGACCTGGCGTTACCAATGCATCCTCTGGCTACGTCGATCCGTTCGTAGCGCGCTATGACCTCGATGGCAATTTCCTATCGTCGTTCTCGGTAGGCGGCATCGAGGTTGATTTCAGCCATGACCTGGTACTCTACCCGAATGGAGACGTTGCCATTTGCGGCAGCTACCATAGCAACGACTTCGACGCAGATCCGGGGAGCGGGAGCACGGTGCTCCCTCCGGCCAACAGTCTTAACGCCTTCGTCCTGAAATACAATGCGAGCAATGAGCTCCTTTTCGCGCAAGGGATTGGCGGAAACATATCAACGGAGTCTGCTGTAGCACGAGCGCTTCATCGCCCGGTGAGCAGCGGCCTTCTGGTTACAGGCCAATTCGGTGGTGCCGTCGTGGATTTCGACCCAGGGCCCGACACCTTCACATTCAACTCGGCTGGCGCACATGACATCTTCGTGCAGCGCTTGGACGCGAATGGTGATCTGCTATGGGCCAAGAGGATTGGTGACATCGACACCGATATCGGCTATGGCGTTACGACTGATAGCAACGAAAACGTCTACCTGTGTGGATCGAGCAATAGCGCGACCATCGATTTGGACCCCGGACCCGGTGTCCAAGCCTTCAGCGGCTCGAGTGGAGATATCGTGGTAGTGAAACTCGACTCAGATGGCGACTATGTCTGGGGCATGCGAATCGGTGGTGAAGCGAACGATAGAGGCAACACTATTGCAATCGACTCTGAGGACCACCTCTTCATCGCTGGAGTCTTCGGTGACATCAATGTGGATTTCGACCCTGGTGCAGGCCAGGTATTGCTCAGCAGCAGTTCAGCCTCCGAGAATGACATCTTCATCACGCAGTTCGACACGGATGGCACCTTCGTGGATGCGTTCGATATCGGCGGCACCGGCATTGATGATATCGAGAGCATGGCATTAACAACGACTGGCCGACTGTGGGTTGTCGGCAGGAAACGAGGCATTGTGGACGCCGATCCAGGGTCTGGCTTGGCGCTTCTCGATTCGCTGAGCTCGATGGATTTTTTCGCAGCCGCATACGATCACGCGCATCCTGTCGGTGAGGTGGAACATGAAAAGCCACTGCCAACGCTGCAGCCAAATCCGGCATTCGACCACGTAGTCCTGAATTTGCCTTGGCAGGGACCTGCGCTGATCGAGTTGTCAGATTCCAACGGGCGGTTGCTTAGAACACATGCAATCGGTGCATTCCCCGCTGAAGTGGATTTGCGCGATGTACCATCAGGTATCCTTACCGTAACAATCACGACCGCCGGCAGAACCGTTACCCGCAAGCTCTTGAAACTGCGGTGA
- a CDS encoding META domain-containing protein translates to MKTASIALLLLITLSANKCVKKAGPDLAAMKEKKWVVETLNGLRPELPDGAERPWLKLAGDQLQGFGGCNNLMGSYVLDGGKLSFSGIGSTKKYCEGIQPTENAVKEMLGKVDSFKLDGDQLRLLGGGKELAALRGE, encoded by the coding sequence ATGAAAACCGCTTCCATCGCCCTGCTCCTCCTCATCACCCTCAGCGCCAACAAATGCGTGAAGAAGGCAGGACCCGACCTCGCTGCCATGAAAGAGAAGAAGTGGGTGGTGGAAACGCTGAACGGCTTGCGGCCCGAATTGCCCGATGGCGCTGAACGGCCGTGGCTGAAGCTTGCAGGCGATCAGCTGCAGGGATTCGGCGGGTGCAACAACCTCATGGGCAGCTATGTGCTCGACGGCGGGAAGCTGAGCTTCTCCGGCATCGGCAGCACCAAGAAGTACTGCGAAGGCATCCAGCCCACCGAGAATGCGGTGAAGGAGATGCTCGGCAAAGTGGACAGCTTCAAGCTCGATGGCGATCAGCTGCGCCTGCTCGGCGGTGGAAAGGAATTGGCTGCGCTTCGCGGGGAGTGA
- a CDS encoding ABC transporter permease produces MLQRLRAHITKELLLLLRDRAGLALLFLMPVALVMIMAVVQDAPFRDFSEHRIKVLLLDQDGGPVGKRLRDRLDSSSFIVTDAQGLSRGAFRDAVRRGDQQVGIIVPREASAALESRSTSAIMELFPAAPLDSLPERSPADSTAITLLIDPTVKHAFRQLVQASVGAIITELSAERLLDEIRNSLESATGNPLPRIALGDPFITIRQEIAAGELIGVGVAQDSTQHNVPAWTVFAMFFTVVLLGGNLVKERQSGCMVRLLTMPGATAERIASRIMAYLLVCLMQAVLLGIVGRWVLPLLGLPQLWIEGPGMLALLLMISGVVALAATSFGVLVGALSRSQQQSAVLGSTCVVILSAIGGIWVPLYIMPAGMQVVGRLSPLHWGMEAYNAVLLRGGGISDLLPLFLPLVLFAAVCIGLAIASERIASSR; encoded by the coding sequence ATGCTGCAACGGCTGCGCGCGCATATCACCAAGGAGCTGCTGCTCTTGCTGCGCGATCGCGCCGGACTTGCGCTGCTCTTCCTGATGCCCGTGGCACTGGTGATGATCATGGCGGTGGTGCAGGATGCGCCGTTCCGCGATTTCAGCGAGCACCGCATCAAGGTGCTGCTGCTCGATCAGGACGGCGGCCCTGTTGGGAAGCGGTTGCGCGATCGCCTCGATTCTTCATCGTTCATCGTGACCGATGCGCAAGGCCTTTCCAGAGGCGCATTCCGCGATGCCGTACGACGCGGCGATCAGCAGGTGGGCATCATCGTGCCGCGCGAGGCCTCCGCAGCGCTTGAGTCCCGGTCCACGTCAGCGATCATGGAGCTCTTCCCGGCGGCGCCCCTCGATTCGCTGCCGGAGCGGAGTCCTGCAGACAGCACAGCCATCACACTGCTCATCGATCCCACGGTGAAGCACGCTTTCCGCCAGCTGGTGCAGGCGTCGGTTGGCGCGATCATCACCGAACTGAGCGCGGAGCGGTTATTGGACGAGATCCGGAACAGCCTTGAATCGGCGACAGGGAATCCCTTGCCCCGCATCGCCTTGGGTGATCCGTTCATCACGATCCGGCAAGAGATCGCGGCGGGCGAATTGATCGGCGTCGGCGTGGCGCAGGATTCCACGCAGCACAATGTCCCGGCGTGGACGGTCTTCGCGATGTTCTTCACGGTGGTTCTGCTCGGCGGCAACCTGGTGAAGGAGCGCCAATCGGGATGCATGGTGCGCCTGCTCACCATGCCGGGTGCCACCGCCGAACGGATCGCGAGCCGGATCATGGCCTACCTGCTGGTCTGCCTGATGCAAGCCGTCCTCTTGGGCATCGTCGGACGATGGGTGCTCCCCTTGCTCGGGCTCCCACAGCTGTGGATCGAAGGCCCGGGAATGCTGGCGCTGCTCCTGATGATATCGGGCGTGGTTGCTCTTGCGGCCACCTCCTTCGGCGTGCTGGTGGGCGCGCTCAGCCGTTCACAGCAGCAGAGCGCGGTGCTCGGTTCCACCTGCGTGGTGATCCTCTCGGCCATCGGCGGCATCTGGGTGCCCTTGTACATCATGCCGGCCGGGATGCAAGTGGTTGGCCGGTTGTCGCCATTGCACTGGGGCATGGAAGCATACAACGCCGTGCTGCTGCGCGGGGGCGGCATCAGCGATCTGCTGCCGTTGTTCTTGCCGCTGGTGCTCTTTGCCGCCGTGTGCATTGGGTTGGCCATTGCCTCCGAACGGATAGCTTCATCGCGATGA
- a CDS encoding beta-ketoacyl synthase chain length factor, translating into MKEPVYITGASMIGPQPGFDRDCLERVVRYDAHPLKAIEPDLKRYIDPMRGRRMAKVARIGIGCGLNALERAGVKVPEAIIVGTGLGCMESTERFFGSMIQQDEMLPNPTAFIQSTHNNVAGQLALAVKCTGANFTYLHRGLSFTSALLDGLVQVGLEGARHVLVGGAEVITEDYFITQRHSGIWKQGSVTNLEVLGSMDRGALCGEGAAFFVLDAEPKGERPVRLADADIAYRGGAEGMTDRIEGFLQRNGLRSADIDLLMVGRGGDAELDQAYVPVEALFPDATVAAFKHLCGEFYAANAFGTWLAWSALTTGSLPSEALLRSVPDRPFRTALLCDHFQLKDHSLVLLRS; encoded by the coding sequence ATGAAAGAGCCTGTGTACATCACCGGAGCGAGCATGATCGGTCCGCAGCCCGGTTTCGATCGTGACTGCTTGGAGCGCGTGGTGCGCTACGATGCGCATCCGCTCAAGGCCATCGAGCCTGATCTGAAGCGCTACATCGATCCCATGCGCGGGCGCCGCATGGCCAAGGTGGCCAGGATCGGGATAGGCTGCGGCTTGAATGCACTGGAGCGGGCCGGCGTGAAGGTGCCGGAGGCCATCATCGTGGGCACCGGGCTTGGCTGCATGGAGAGCACCGAGCGATTCTTCGGATCCATGATCCAGCAGGACGAGATGCTGCCGAATCCCACGGCCTTCATCCAGAGCACGCACAACAATGTGGCGGGGCAGCTGGCGCTGGCCGTGAAATGCACCGGTGCCAACTTCACCTACCTGCACCGCGGGCTCTCGTTCACCAGCGCGCTGCTCGACGGGCTGGTGCAGGTGGGCCTGGAAGGCGCGCGCCATGTGCTGGTGGGGGGCGCCGAAGTGATCACGGAGGATTACTTCATCACGCAGCGCCATTCCGGCATCTGGAAACAGGGCAGCGTCACGAATCTCGAAGTGCTCGGCAGCATGGACCGTGGAGCACTCTGCGGCGAAGGTGCGGCCTTCTTCGTGCTCGATGCGGAGCCGAAGGGCGAGCGGCCGGTGCGCTTAGCCGATGCGGATATCGCGTATCGCGGCGGCGCTGAAGGGATGACGGATCGGATCGAGGGATTCCTGCAGCGCAACGGGTTGCGATCAGCGGACATCGATCTCCTGATGGTCGGTCGCGGAGGCGATGCGGAGTTGGATCAGGCCTACGTGCCCGTTGAGGCGCTCTTCCCGGATGCCACCGTGGCGGCTTTCAAGCACTTATGCGGGGAGTTCTACGCGGCCAATGCCTTCGGGACCTGGTTGGCGTGGAGCGCGCTCACCACAGGATCATTACCATCGGAGGCTTTGCTGCGAAGCGTTCCGGATAGGCCGTTCCGCACGGCGCTGCTCTGCGATCACTTCCAACTGAAGGATCATTCACTGGTGCTGCTGAGGAGCTGA
- a CDS encoding ABC transporter ATP-binding protein, which yields MSDPIIRVEGLVKRYRKSAEPALNGVDLRVGAGEFLGLLGPNGAGKTTLISILTGVMRATAGSVAINGMDLFTDPGRVHRIIGLVPQEPALYESLSAWENLAFFGALQGLDGRAVQERGAELLERAGLSARAHDQVKEWSGGMKRRLNLMVALLHQPSILILDEPTVGIDVQSRSAIWDLLQEIHAAGTTIVYTSHHLEEAERLCSRVVIMDRGRLVGEVADPRALTGHERLEEAFLRITGKALRD from the coding sequence ATGAGCGATCCGATCATCCGAGTCGAAGGCTTGGTGAAGCGCTACAGGAAGAGCGCGGAGCCTGCGTTGAATGGCGTTGACCTGCGCGTAGGCGCTGGTGAGTTCCTTGGCTTGCTCGGTCCGAATGGGGCGGGCAAGACCACGCTCATCTCGATCCTCACCGGTGTGATGCGCGCCACGGCAGGCAGCGTTGCGATCAACGGCATGGACCTCTTCACCGATCCTGGGCGGGTGCACCGGATCATCGGACTGGTGCCGCAGGAGCCCGCACTGTACGAGTCGCTCAGCGCTTGGGAGAACCTGGCCTTCTTCGGTGCGCTGCAAGGATTGGATGGACGAGCGGTGCAGGAGCGCGGAGCCGAATTGCTCGAACGCGCGGGGCTGAGCGCACGCGCGCATGATCAAGTCAAGGAATGGTCGGGCGGCATGAAGCGCCGCTTGAACCTGATGGTGGCGCTGTTGCATCAACCGTCGATCCTCATTTTGGATGAACCGACCGTGGGCATCGATGTGCAGTCGCGGTCGGCCATCTGGGACCTGTTGCAGGAGATCCATGCGGCGGGCACCACCATCGTGTACACCTCGCACCATCTCGAAGAAGCTGAGCGGCTCTGCTCGCGCGTGGTGATCATGGACCGCGGTCGCTTGGTAGGCGAGGTGGCCGATCCGCGCGCCCTCACCGGTCACGAACGATTGGAGGAGGCCTTCCTCCGCATCACGGGCAAAGCCCTTCGCGATTGA
- a CDS encoding beta-ketoacyl-[acyl-carrier-protein] synthase family protein, which translates to MSQDRVCITGMGIVSAIGLDAPSNLRALMEERSGIGPITRLNTRFRGEIPAGEVLLTDDALGESAAPSSMRGWTRTALLGLAAIKEALGQSGIDHRSPRVGLISATTAGGIDKSEPIYTRFFEEDPPDEVRQYIGTHDPGEHAERIARELRMSGMVTTISTACSSSANAMILGTRLIRAGLLDAAIVGGADALCRFTVNGFNSLMILDRGPCRPFDRRRAGLNLGEAGAYLVLEREDLARARAARPLAVVSGFANTNEAFHATASSPDGEGALLAMTRAIHQAGLTAKDIDHVNVHGTGTHNNDSSEGKAMVRLFGDAVPPFTSTKSFTGHTLGAAGAVEAIYSVLALMEGAHFATLRFGEPLEEAPLTPVLRSSSGHRIRHVLSNSFGFGGNNTALVLSAP; encoded by the coding sequence ATGAGCCAGGATCGGGTCTGCATCACGGGCATGGGCATCGTATCCGCGATCGGGCTCGATGCGCCCAGCAATCTGCGCGCGCTTATGGAAGAGCGTTCAGGCATCGGTCCCATCACACGCCTGAACACGCGCTTCCGCGGCGAGATCCCCGCTGGTGAGGTCCTATTGACCGACGATGCATTGGGTGAATCGGCTGCGCCATCGTCCATGCGCGGCTGGACCCGGACCGCGCTGCTCGGCCTGGCCGCCATCAAGGAGGCGCTCGGACAATCAGGCATCGATCACCGGTCTCCGCGTGTGGGACTGATCTCCGCCACAACGGCTGGCGGCATCGACAAGAGCGAGCCGATCTACACGCGCTTCTTCGAGGAGGACCCGCCCGACGAGGTGCGGCAATACATCGGCACGCATGACCCCGGCGAGCATGCTGAGCGGATCGCGCGCGAATTGCGCATGAGCGGCATGGTCACAACCATCAGCACGGCGTGCTCCTCCTCGGCGAATGCCATGATTCTCGGGACCCGGCTCATCCGCGCTGGCCTGTTGGATGCAGCCATCGTGGGCGGAGCCGATGCATTGTGCCGCTTCACCGTCAACGGCTTCAACAGCCTCATGATCCTGGATCGCGGGCCGTGCCGTCCATTCGATCGCAGGCGCGCGGGGCTCAATCTGGGCGAGGCGGGCGCCTACCTCGTGCTCGAGCGTGAAGACCTCGCACGGGCTCGAGCTGCGCGGCCCTTGGCCGTCGTCTCGGGCTTCGCGAACACGAACGAGGCTTTTCATGCCACGGCTTCTTCACCGGATGGCGAGGGTGCGCTCCTCGCCATGACCCGGGCCATTCATCAGGCCGGGCTCACCGCCAAGGACATTGATCATGTGAACGTGCATGGCACCGGCACGCACAACAACGATTCTTCGGAAGGGAAAGCCATGGTGCGCCTCTTCGGCGATGCGGTGCCGCCCTTCACCAGCACCAAGTCCTTCACCGGGCATACGCTCGGCGCCGCCGGCGCGGTGGAGGCCATCTACAGCGTGCTCGCGCTGATGGAAGGCGCGCACTTCGCCACGCTGCGCTTCGGTGAGCCGCTGGAAGAGGCCCCGCTCACCCCGGTGCTTCGCTCATCCAGCGGCCATCGCATCCGGCACGTGCTCTCGAATTCCTTCGGCTTCGGCGGCAACAACACGGCACTGGTCCTCTCTGCTCCATGA